From a single Anoplolepis gracilipes chromosome 3, ASM4749672v1, whole genome shotgun sequence genomic region:
- the Hdac4 gene encoding histone deacetylase 5 isoform X11, with amino-acid sequence MRQKKTWATEVSRSRPPSRICLKRQHHQLQQQLLRQQYQAQERQLAELHEQQMHQLKIWEQQKQLEERREKERLEALRKKDKHDHSANASTEVKQRLQSFLVNKKQREAAAAANGAVPGTPAYRSWLQPQSESSSTTNAAHPYRMPQMLQEKFGDDFPLRKTASEPNLLKVRLKQRVERNMAASRNSPLMARRKDRLLSHLKRKSLLANSGSNPESGPNSPPTVNNSQVSPTAGSNTAIQEEGESPAYGGRLTSSSQQGSLSDIALFSSPSLPNISLGRPHVPSSSSSGTKLAPVSEAEVRAAFTARLGMPLTGQMLHGTLPFYPSLTVIDGESPTYIHKPIQQNMQEQAAPPPSAAAVGGSRQHPAAAAPAVYHTAAPITDTQVAHARLHKAGHRPLGSRTQSAPLPLGHPMLQSGMIAPTTHYEEYLAEKQLHDQQQAHNYLKQQIRQTVLTRVGSRGQTNQLDEAPETEESEVIDLTGKKDHPEESEISKQQRDREQFLQQQRDLMMRHTLQTNESTVYAGRTSQSARPLSRALSSPLVHLGPQASGSDMFARGSPHRPTTGLAYDPLMLKHACVCGETVRGHPEHGGRLQSVWARLSETGLLQRCDRVRSRKATLEEIQTCHSEAHALLFGTNPLNRQKLDMSKLSQLPISFVRLPCGGVGVDSDTTWNELNTAPAARMAVGCVVDLAFKTAMGDIKNGFAVVRPPGHHAETNQAMGFCFFNSVAIAARLLQQKLDVRKILILDWDVHHGNGTQQMFYDDPRVLYLSIHRHDDGNFFPGTGGPTECGAGEGLGYNVNVAWSGGLNPPMGDAEYLAAFRTIVMPVAKEFDPDIVIVSAGFDAAVGHPAPLGGYKVSPACFGRMTQQLLNLADGKVVLALEGGYDLAAICDSAQECVRALLGDEPSPLREEELARIPCQNAIDTLQKTIAIQMSHWPCVKLAAHTVAMSAIEASQKEHDETETVSAMASLSMQQPTNLTTTPEHSREVSEEPMEQDEAK; translated from the exons ATCTGGGAGCAGCAGAAACAGCTAGAAGAGAGACGAGAAAAGGAGAGGCTGGAGGCTCTCAGGAAGAAGGACAAACACGATCACAGCGCAAACGCGTCCACAGAAGTCAAACAACGCCTTCAG AGCTTCCTGGTGAACAAGAAACAGAGAGAGGCAGCCGCCGCGGCGAACGGAGCTGTACCTGGTACACCTGCATACAGAAGCTG GCTACAACCACAATCGGAATCGTCCAGCACTACAAATGCGGCGCATCCGTATCGAATGCCGCAGATGCTCCAGGAGAAGTTTGGTGACGATTTCCCACTCAGGAAGACAG CCTCGGAGCCGAACCTGTTGAAGGTGCGACTAAAACAGCGCGTGGAGAGGAACATGGCAGCGTCGAGAAACTCACCCCTGATGGCACGTCGGAAGGACCGCCTGCTATCGCATCTCAAGCGGAAGTCGTTACTAGCAA ATTCTGGCAGCAATCCCGAATCCGGGCCTAACTCTCCCCCGACTGTGAACAATTCTCAAGTCAGTCCCACCGCTGGGAGCAACACGGCGATACAGGAA GAAGGTGAGAGTCCTGCATACGGAGGACGTCTTACTAGTAGTAGTCAACAAGGCAGCCTTTCGGATATTGCGCTCTTCAGTTCACCGTCCCTGCCTAATATCTCATTGGGTAGACCTCACGTGCCGTCGAGCTCATCG AGTGGGACGAAACTGGCGCCGGTTTCGGAAGCGGAAGTGCGCGCTGCGTTTACGGCACGTCTTGGAATGCCACTTACCGGTCAGATGCTGCATGGCACCTTACCATTCTATCCGTCCCTGACGGTTATCGACGGCGAGTCGCCGACGTACATTCACAAGCCGATTCAGCAGAACATGCAGGAGCAAGCGGCGCCGCCGCCATCCGCGGCAGCGGTAGGCGGCAGCAGGCAACATCCGGCAGCGGCTGCGCCAGCGGTGTATCACACCGCGGCGCCGATCACGGATACACAAGTAGCGCACGCGAGACTGCATAAGGCTGGTCACCGGCCTTTAGGTA GTAGAACCCAATCCGCGCCACTGCCCCTGGGTCATCCGATGCTGCAAAGCGGCATGATCGCGCCGACCACTCATTACGAGGAGTATCTCGCGGAGAAGCAGTTACACGATCAACAACAGGCACACAATTATCTGAAGCAACAAATCCGTCAGACGGTGCTGACGCGAGTGGGCTCGCGTGGCCAAACCAATCAACTGGACGAGGCGCCGGAGACCGAAGAGTCCGAGGTGATAGATCTTACGGGCAAGAAGGATCATCCGGAAGAAAGCGAGATCTCGAAACAGCAAAGAGACCGTGAACAATTTCTGCAACAGCAGAGAGATCTTATGATGAGACACACGCTGCAGACGAACGAGTCAACCGTTTACGCTGGAAGGACTTCTCAGTCGGCCAGGCCGCTCTCGAGAGCGCTTTCGAGTCCTCTAGTACATTTAG GTCCTCAAGCCAGCGGTAGCGATATGTTCGCGCGAGGTTCTCCGCACCGACCCACTACTGGATTAGCATATGATCCGTTGATGCTGAAACACGCGTGCGTCTGCGGCGAGACGGTCAGAGGTCATCCTGAACATGGTGGCCGATTACAGAGCGTGTGGGCCAGGCTTTCGGAGACGGGCTTGTTGCAGCGCTGCGACCGAGTACGTTCACGCAAAGCTACGCTTGAAGAGATTCAAACATGCCACAGCGAGGCGCATGCGCTCTTATTtg GAACGAATCCATTGAATCGACAAAAACTGGACATGTCCAAACTATCGCAATTGCCTATCAGCTTCGTCCGACTTCCTTGCGGCGGAGTTGGCGTTGATTCCGATACAACGTGGAACGAACTCAATACCGCGCCCGCCGCTCGAATGGCTGTAGGATGCGTCGTCGATCTTGCGTTCAAGACGGCGATGGGCGATATTAAGAACGGCTTCGCTGTAGTGAGACCACCCGGGCATCATGCAGAGACTAACCAAGCCATGGGCTTCTGCTTCTTCAATTCAGTGGCAATTGCGGCGAGGCTGCTTCAGCAGAAACTCGACGTTAGAAAAATTCTAATCTTAGATTGG GACGTTCATCATGGGAACGGCACCCAGCAGATGTTTTACGACGACCCGCGAGTACTATATCTGTCGATACACAGACACGACGACGGTAACTTCTTCCCTGGAACCGGCGGACCCACAGAATGTGGCGCCGGCGAAGGTCTTGGCTATAACGTGAACGTGGCATGGTCCGGTGGCCTGAATCCGCCCATGGGCGACGCGGAGTATCTCGCGGCGTTCCGCACGATCGTCATGCCGGTCGCCAAGGAGTTCGATCCAGACATCGTGATCGTCTCGGCCGGCTTTGACGCGGCCGTGGGCCATCCTGCGCCGTTGGGAGGCTACAAGGTTAGCCCGGCGTGCTTTGGTAGGATGACACAGCAGTTACTTAATCTAGCTGACGGCAAAGTCGTCCTCGCCTTGGAAGGTGGCTACGATCTGGCAGCGATCTGCGATTCCGCACAGGAATGCGTTCGGGCGTTGCTCGGTGACGAACCTAGTCCACTTCGAGAAGAAGAACTTGCGAGGATTCCCTGCCAAAACGCCATCGACACGTTGCAAAAGACCATTGCCATTCAG ATGTCGCATTGGCCTTGTGTAAAACTCGCTGCCCATACAGTCGCAATGAGCGCGATAGAAGCGAGCCAAAAAGAACATGATGAGACGGAAACAGTGTCTGCGATGGCCTCTCTATCTATGCAACAGCCTACGAACCTCAC AACCACGCCAGAACATTCCCGAGAGGTTTCCGAGGAGCCAATGGAGCAGGACGAGGCCAAATGA
- the Hdac4 gene encoding histone deacetylase 5 isoform X12, with protein sequence MRQKTWATEVSRSRPPSRICLKRQHHQLQQQLLRQQYQAQERQLAELHEQQMHQLKIWEQQKQLEERREKERLEALRKKDKHDHSANASTEVKQRLQSFLVNKKQREAAAAANGAVPGTPAYRSWLQPQSESSSTTNAAHPYRMPQMLQEKFGDDFPLRKTASEPNLLKVRLKQRVERNMAASRNSPLMARRKDRLLSHLKRKSLLANSGSNPESGPNSPPTVNNSQVSPTAGSNTAIQEEGESPAYGGRLTSSSQQGSLSDIALFSSPSLPNISLGRPHVPSSSSSGTKLAPVSEAEVRAAFTARLGMPLTGQMLHGTLPFYPSLTVIDGESPTYIHKPIQQNMQEQAAPPPSAAAVGGSRQHPAAAAPAVYHTAAPITDTQVAHARLHKAGHRPLGSRTQSAPLPLGHPMLQSGMIAPTTHYEEYLAEKQLHDQQQAHNYLKQQIRQTVLTRVGSRGQTNQLDEAPETEESEVIDLTGKKDHPEESEISKQQRDREQFLQQQRDLMMRHTLQTNESTVYAGRTSQSARPLSRALSSPLVHLGPQASGSDMFARGSPHRPTTGLAYDPLMLKHACVCGETVRGHPEHGGRLQSVWARLSETGLLQRCDRVRSRKATLEEIQTCHSEAHALLFGTNPLNRQKLDMSKLSQLPISFVRLPCGGVGVDSDTTWNELNTAPAARMAVGCVVDLAFKTAMGDIKNGFAVVRPPGHHAETNQAMGFCFFNSVAIAARLLQQKLDVRKILILDWDVHHGNGTQQMFYDDPRVLYLSIHRHDDGNFFPGTGGPTECGAGEGLGYNVNVAWSGGLNPPMGDAEYLAAFRTIVMPVAKEFDPDIVIVSAGFDAAVGHPAPLGGYKVSPACFGRMTQQLLNLADGKVVLALEGGYDLAAICDSAQECVRALLGDEPSPLREEELARIPCQNAIDTLQKTIAIQMSHWPCVKLAAHTVAMSAIEASQKEHDETETVSAMASLSMQQPTNLTTTPEHSREVSEEPMEQDEAK encoded by the exons ATCTGGGAGCAGCAGAAACAGCTAGAAGAGAGACGAGAAAAGGAGAGGCTGGAGGCTCTCAGGAAGAAGGACAAACACGATCACAGCGCAAACGCGTCCACAGAAGTCAAACAACGCCTTCAG AGCTTCCTGGTGAACAAGAAACAGAGAGAGGCAGCCGCCGCGGCGAACGGAGCTGTACCTGGTACACCTGCATACAGAAGCTG GCTACAACCACAATCGGAATCGTCCAGCACTACAAATGCGGCGCATCCGTATCGAATGCCGCAGATGCTCCAGGAGAAGTTTGGTGACGATTTCCCACTCAGGAAGACAG CCTCGGAGCCGAACCTGTTGAAGGTGCGACTAAAACAGCGCGTGGAGAGGAACATGGCAGCGTCGAGAAACTCACCCCTGATGGCACGTCGGAAGGACCGCCTGCTATCGCATCTCAAGCGGAAGTCGTTACTAGCAA ATTCTGGCAGCAATCCCGAATCCGGGCCTAACTCTCCCCCGACTGTGAACAATTCTCAAGTCAGTCCCACCGCTGGGAGCAACACGGCGATACAGGAA GAAGGTGAGAGTCCTGCATACGGAGGACGTCTTACTAGTAGTAGTCAACAAGGCAGCCTTTCGGATATTGCGCTCTTCAGTTCACCGTCCCTGCCTAATATCTCATTGGGTAGACCTCACGTGCCGTCGAGCTCATCG AGTGGGACGAAACTGGCGCCGGTTTCGGAAGCGGAAGTGCGCGCTGCGTTTACGGCACGTCTTGGAATGCCACTTACCGGTCAGATGCTGCATGGCACCTTACCATTCTATCCGTCCCTGACGGTTATCGACGGCGAGTCGCCGACGTACATTCACAAGCCGATTCAGCAGAACATGCAGGAGCAAGCGGCGCCGCCGCCATCCGCGGCAGCGGTAGGCGGCAGCAGGCAACATCCGGCAGCGGCTGCGCCAGCGGTGTATCACACCGCGGCGCCGATCACGGATACACAAGTAGCGCACGCGAGACTGCATAAGGCTGGTCACCGGCCTTTAGGTA GTAGAACCCAATCCGCGCCACTGCCCCTGGGTCATCCGATGCTGCAAAGCGGCATGATCGCGCCGACCACTCATTACGAGGAGTATCTCGCGGAGAAGCAGTTACACGATCAACAACAGGCACACAATTATCTGAAGCAACAAATCCGTCAGACGGTGCTGACGCGAGTGGGCTCGCGTGGCCAAACCAATCAACTGGACGAGGCGCCGGAGACCGAAGAGTCCGAGGTGATAGATCTTACGGGCAAGAAGGATCATCCGGAAGAAAGCGAGATCTCGAAACAGCAAAGAGACCGTGAACAATTTCTGCAACAGCAGAGAGATCTTATGATGAGACACACGCTGCAGACGAACGAGTCAACCGTTTACGCTGGAAGGACTTCTCAGTCGGCCAGGCCGCTCTCGAGAGCGCTTTCGAGTCCTCTAGTACATTTAG GTCCTCAAGCCAGCGGTAGCGATATGTTCGCGCGAGGTTCTCCGCACCGACCCACTACTGGATTAGCATATGATCCGTTGATGCTGAAACACGCGTGCGTCTGCGGCGAGACGGTCAGAGGTCATCCTGAACATGGTGGCCGATTACAGAGCGTGTGGGCCAGGCTTTCGGAGACGGGCTTGTTGCAGCGCTGCGACCGAGTACGTTCACGCAAAGCTACGCTTGAAGAGATTCAAACATGCCACAGCGAGGCGCATGCGCTCTTATTtg GAACGAATCCATTGAATCGACAAAAACTGGACATGTCCAAACTATCGCAATTGCCTATCAGCTTCGTCCGACTTCCTTGCGGCGGAGTTGGCGTTGATTCCGATACAACGTGGAACGAACTCAATACCGCGCCCGCCGCTCGAATGGCTGTAGGATGCGTCGTCGATCTTGCGTTCAAGACGGCGATGGGCGATATTAAGAACGGCTTCGCTGTAGTGAGACCACCCGGGCATCATGCAGAGACTAACCAAGCCATGGGCTTCTGCTTCTTCAATTCAGTGGCAATTGCGGCGAGGCTGCTTCAGCAGAAACTCGACGTTAGAAAAATTCTAATCTTAGATTGG GACGTTCATCATGGGAACGGCACCCAGCAGATGTTTTACGACGACCCGCGAGTACTATATCTGTCGATACACAGACACGACGACGGTAACTTCTTCCCTGGAACCGGCGGACCCACAGAATGTGGCGCCGGCGAAGGTCTTGGCTATAACGTGAACGTGGCATGGTCCGGTGGCCTGAATCCGCCCATGGGCGACGCGGAGTATCTCGCGGCGTTCCGCACGATCGTCATGCCGGTCGCCAAGGAGTTCGATCCAGACATCGTGATCGTCTCGGCCGGCTTTGACGCGGCCGTGGGCCATCCTGCGCCGTTGGGAGGCTACAAGGTTAGCCCGGCGTGCTTTGGTAGGATGACACAGCAGTTACTTAATCTAGCTGACGGCAAAGTCGTCCTCGCCTTGGAAGGTGGCTACGATCTGGCAGCGATCTGCGATTCCGCACAGGAATGCGTTCGGGCGTTGCTCGGTGACGAACCTAGTCCACTTCGAGAAGAAGAACTTGCGAGGATTCCCTGCCAAAACGCCATCGACACGTTGCAAAAGACCATTGCCATTCAG ATGTCGCATTGGCCTTGTGTAAAACTCGCTGCCCATACAGTCGCAATGAGCGCGATAGAAGCGAGCCAAAAAGAACATGATGAGACGGAAACAGTGTCTGCGATGGCCTCTCTATCTATGCAACAGCCTACGAACCTCAC AACCACGCCAGAACATTCCCGAGAGGTTTCCGAGGAGCCAATGGAGCAGGACGAGGCCAAATGA
- the Hdac4 gene encoding histone deacetylase 5 isoform X9, with amino-acid sequence MRQKKTWATEVSRSRPPSRICLKRLQQHHQLQQQLLRQQYQAQERQLAELHEQQMHQLKIWEQQKQLEERREKERLEALRKKDKHDHSANASTEVKQRLQSFLVNKKQREAAAAANGAVPGTPAYRSWLQPQSESSSTTNAAHPYRMPQMLQEKFGDDFPLRKTASEPNLLKVRLKQRVERNMAASRNSPLMARRKDRLLSHLKRKSLLANSGSNPESGPNSPPTVNNSQVSPTAGSNTAIQEEGESPAYGGRLTSSSQQGSLSDIALFSSPSLPNISLGRPHVPSSSSSGTKLAPVSEAEVRAAFTARLGMPLTGQMLHGTLPFYPSLTVIDGESPTYIHKPIQQNMQEQAAPPPSAAAVGGSRQHPAAAAPAVYHTAAPITDTQVAHARLHKAGHRPLGSRTQSAPLPLGHPMLQSGMIAPTTHYEEYLAEKQLHDQQQAHNYLKQQIRQTVLTRVGSRGQTNQLDEAPETEESEVIDLTGKKDHPEESEISKQQRDREQFLQQQRDLMMRHTLQTNESTVYAGRTSQSARPLSRALSSPLVHLGPQASGSDMFARGSPHRPTTGLAYDPLMLKHACVCGETVRGHPEHGGRLQSVWARLSETGLLQRCDRVRSRKATLEEIQTCHSEAHALLFGTNPLNRQKLDMSKLSQLPISFVRLPCGGVGVDSDTTWNELNTAPAARMAVGCVVDLAFKTAMGDIKNGFAVVRPPGHHAETNQAMGFCFFNSVAIAARLLQQKLDVRKILILDWDVHHGNGTQQMFYDDPRVLYLSIHRHDDGNFFPGTGGPTECGAGEGLGYNVNVAWSGGLNPPMGDAEYLAAFRTIVMPVAKEFDPDIVIVSAGFDAAVGHPAPLGGYKVSPACFGRMTQQLLNLADGKVVLALEGGYDLAAICDSAQECVRALLGDEPSPLREEELARIPCQNAIDTLQKTIAIQMSHWPCVKLAAHTVAMSAIEASQKEHDETETVSAMASLSMQQPTNLTTTPEHSREVSEEPMEQDEAK; translated from the exons ATCTGGGAGCAGCAGAAACAGCTAGAAGAGAGACGAGAAAAGGAGAGGCTGGAGGCTCTCAGGAAGAAGGACAAACACGATCACAGCGCAAACGCGTCCACAGAAGTCAAACAACGCCTTCAG AGCTTCCTGGTGAACAAGAAACAGAGAGAGGCAGCCGCCGCGGCGAACGGAGCTGTACCTGGTACACCTGCATACAGAAGCTG GCTACAACCACAATCGGAATCGTCCAGCACTACAAATGCGGCGCATCCGTATCGAATGCCGCAGATGCTCCAGGAGAAGTTTGGTGACGATTTCCCACTCAGGAAGACAG CCTCGGAGCCGAACCTGTTGAAGGTGCGACTAAAACAGCGCGTGGAGAGGAACATGGCAGCGTCGAGAAACTCACCCCTGATGGCACGTCGGAAGGACCGCCTGCTATCGCATCTCAAGCGGAAGTCGTTACTAGCAA ATTCTGGCAGCAATCCCGAATCCGGGCCTAACTCTCCCCCGACTGTGAACAATTCTCAAGTCAGTCCCACCGCTGGGAGCAACACGGCGATACAGGAA GAAGGTGAGAGTCCTGCATACGGAGGACGTCTTACTAGTAGTAGTCAACAAGGCAGCCTTTCGGATATTGCGCTCTTCAGTTCACCGTCCCTGCCTAATATCTCATTGGGTAGACCTCACGTGCCGTCGAGCTCATCG AGTGGGACGAAACTGGCGCCGGTTTCGGAAGCGGAAGTGCGCGCTGCGTTTACGGCACGTCTTGGAATGCCACTTACCGGTCAGATGCTGCATGGCACCTTACCATTCTATCCGTCCCTGACGGTTATCGACGGCGAGTCGCCGACGTACATTCACAAGCCGATTCAGCAGAACATGCAGGAGCAAGCGGCGCCGCCGCCATCCGCGGCAGCGGTAGGCGGCAGCAGGCAACATCCGGCAGCGGCTGCGCCAGCGGTGTATCACACCGCGGCGCCGATCACGGATACACAAGTAGCGCACGCGAGACTGCATAAGGCTGGTCACCGGCCTTTAGGTA GTAGAACCCAATCCGCGCCACTGCCCCTGGGTCATCCGATGCTGCAAAGCGGCATGATCGCGCCGACCACTCATTACGAGGAGTATCTCGCGGAGAAGCAGTTACACGATCAACAACAGGCACACAATTATCTGAAGCAACAAATCCGTCAGACGGTGCTGACGCGAGTGGGCTCGCGTGGCCAAACCAATCAACTGGACGAGGCGCCGGAGACCGAAGAGTCCGAGGTGATAGATCTTACGGGCAAGAAGGATCATCCGGAAGAAAGCGAGATCTCGAAACAGCAAAGAGACCGTGAACAATTTCTGCAACAGCAGAGAGATCTTATGATGAGACACACGCTGCAGACGAACGAGTCAACCGTTTACGCTGGAAGGACTTCTCAGTCGGCCAGGCCGCTCTCGAGAGCGCTTTCGAGTCCTCTAGTACATTTAG GTCCTCAAGCCAGCGGTAGCGATATGTTCGCGCGAGGTTCTCCGCACCGACCCACTACTGGATTAGCATATGATCCGTTGATGCTGAAACACGCGTGCGTCTGCGGCGAGACGGTCAGAGGTCATCCTGAACATGGTGGCCGATTACAGAGCGTGTGGGCCAGGCTTTCGGAGACGGGCTTGTTGCAGCGCTGCGACCGAGTACGTTCACGCAAAGCTACGCTTGAAGAGATTCAAACATGCCACAGCGAGGCGCATGCGCTCTTATTtg GAACGAATCCATTGAATCGACAAAAACTGGACATGTCCAAACTATCGCAATTGCCTATCAGCTTCGTCCGACTTCCTTGCGGCGGAGTTGGCGTTGATTCCGATACAACGTGGAACGAACTCAATACCGCGCCCGCCGCTCGAATGGCTGTAGGATGCGTCGTCGATCTTGCGTTCAAGACGGCGATGGGCGATATTAAGAACGGCTTCGCTGTAGTGAGACCACCCGGGCATCATGCAGAGACTAACCAAGCCATGGGCTTCTGCTTCTTCAATTCAGTGGCAATTGCGGCGAGGCTGCTTCAGCAGAAACTCGACGTTAGAAAAATTCTAATCTTAGATTGG GACGTTCATCATGGGAACGGCACCCAGCAGATGTTTTACGACGACCCGCGAGTACTATATCTGTCGATACACAGACACGACGACGGTAACTTCTTCCCTGGAACCGGCGGACCCACAGAATGTGGCGCCGGCGAAGGTCTTGGCTATAACGTGAACGTGGCATGGTCCGGTGGCCTGAATCCGCCCATGGGCGACGCGGAGTATCTCGCGGCGTTCCGCACGATCGTCATGCCGGTCGCCAAGGAGTTCGATCCAGACATCGTGATCGTCTCGGCCGGCTTTGACGCGGCCGTGGGCCATCCTGCGCCGTTGGGAGGCTACAAGGTTAGCCCGGCGTGCTTTGGTAGGATGACACAGCAGTTACTTAATCTAGCTGACGGCAAAGTCGTCCTCGCCTTGGAAGGTGGCTACGATCTGGCAGCGATCTGCGATTCCGCACAGGAATGCGTTCGGGCGTTGCTCGGTGACGAACCTAGTCCACTTCGAGAAGAAGAACTTGCGAGGATTCCCTGCCAAAACGCCATCGACACGTTGCAAAAGACCATTGCCATTCAG ATGTCGCATTGGCCTTGTGTAAAACTCGCTGCCCATACAGTCGCAATGAGCGCGATAGAAGCGAGCCAAAAAGAACATGATGAGACGGAAACAGTGTCTGCGATGGCCTCTCTATCTATGCAACAGCCTACGAACCTCAC AACCACGCCAGAACATTCCCGAGAGGTTTCCGAGGAGCCAATGGAGCAGGACGAGGCCAAATGA